In Luteolibacter arcticus, the following proteins share a genomic window:
- a CDS encoding YfbK domain-containing protein → MNDDTDKPLNPVGDAALEARLTAWVLGEASPFEAAELEEICARDPEVRLFERRLRVLHGFITADRKAGADDEWKLPAEKRAKIEALFEEPVVLTEDDREKEKVGVRYVRKPVPPRQTGRRALLALAACTVVSLSGWALMSSVGRTSKDALAMETKAEFSAKAPSRESKERALEELRKAVIAQEDAVEDKRKLLSQIIRTEGVIYSGEKSAFQGSRGFDGADDAESASRAYTQLEQDKIQLESQIETLLKYDGDQLLSYASGIDLPDNIVPVLRPQLEEAKREHQSLKRQGLAENDPKMRASSQMIDGMEKDVADSVSNLRETLKAKVALSNEQLASLKGKENEGMKSGIAVQSVVDAKGDFEASQRLLEQLKVKLITEELQAKISGDAIALNEPDSPVLPLAPTAKSRKPTPPMATPAPAAEPAPPMDSPEVFTAKSDREQAADESLAQLADGGTVRSKSSPAGPPVKKPVTSHMHLSQNSPFSTKSALAAEARHDMPLPQAAASAPATPAVTGAIASKELAEQEEAAPRLTATRDGKPANMDAGGPEWFGRSSKATPSGEGSDLQTRFRSDASAADVERQTGEGLAFNSSLLSNPTGGPAAGDRPMDDPFATDGPAQPASRPATATADQAFASGGAAGAGQSPTKTDFIGDGAGVTIPGVPADPSADVTDIVTAGNRSGLGAVNRNSIDAILNNTDRSGTNALASGKDLSLGLDGGATNAPAKSDLEAAGKEVPLVGAFNLNATDQSVWRSWLTQDEGTKGPEGFGTTAPPSVNGFIETDARQKSATVDFSNLEGMADLAATTPLGSNFDIQSRFRGELSKNLGNAKLGGELYYSDAQDAVLPGEALIGGLNFDLATRGEGSENDRQVPRFGMNLRLGSERSNFGPRDEEVTSGIGGLGDLAKKQELNELEGGKDDLSKFAKSTGNPEELVPRLEKAIREGEERLQRDPNSPEIQHQLQQLGKVREDLRLEITKAKGAKVEQQQDEAPSPVLLAETLTSAEPFSTFSLHVSDASFKMAKAALDRGEVPAADSIRPEEFYNAFDYGDPAPATGEPVVCAVEQAAHPALPQRNLLRIGVRTGSQGRGGSTPLNLTLLLDSSGSMEREDRNAGLANAVQQLSGLLKDGDTVSVIGFARQPRLLVDRLPGNRAQELNAIFAQTPPEGGTNLEEGIKLAEQLALRQFNPAAQNRIVLFTDGAANLGDAKPETLQTKVEQMRQNGIAFDAAGFGTDGLNDKLLERLTRNGNGRYYIVDRAEDADASFAKQLAGAFRPAAENVKVQVRFNPARVAKYKLIGFEEHRLKKEDFRNDAVDAAEMAAEEAGNALYQIEALPQGEGEVGEVSVRFRDVASGQMVERTWTIPYEAQAPAFDQAAPAIQLAGLAAFAAEKLRAAPLADAVDFQQLAPVMAKVRARYGSSKPVAELEAMIGKLK, encoded by the coding sequence ATGAACGACGATACGGACAAGCCGCTGAATCCCGTGGGTGATGCTGCGCTCGAAGCGCGCCTCACCGCGTGGGTGCTAGGCGAGGCTTCGCCGTTCGAAGCGGCGGAGTTGGAAGAGATCTGCGCCCGGGATCCCGAGGTGCGATTGTTCGAGCGGCGCCTGCGGGTGCTGCATGGCTTCATCACTGCGGATCGCAAGGCGGGAGCGGATGATGAATGGAAGCTGCCGGCGGAGAAGCGCGCGAAGATCGAGGCGCTGTTTGAGGAGCCGGTGGTTCTAACAGAGGATGACCGGGAGAAGGAGAAGGTGGGCGTCCGCTACGTGAGGAAGCCGGTGCCGCCGCGGCAGACGGGTCGCCGAGCGCTGCTGGCGCTGGCGGCTTGCACGGTGGTGAGCCTCAGCGGCTGGGCCTTGATGTCATCGGTTGGCCGGACCTCCAAGGATGCACTGGCGATGGAGACGAAAGCGGAATTTTCTGCGAAAGCGCCGTCCCGTGAGTCCAAGGAGCGTGCTTTGGAAGAGCTTCGCAAGGCGGTCATCGCCCAAGAAGACGCTGTGGAGGACAAGCGGAAGCTGCTTTCGCAGATCATCAGGACGGAAGGCGTTATCTACTCTGGCGAGAAGAGTGCTTTTCAGGGATCGAGGGGATTCGATGGGGCGGATGATGCCGAGTCCGCGTCTAGAGCCTACACTCAACTCGAACAGGACAAGATCCAGTTGGAGAGTCAGATCGAGACTTTGTTGAAATACGACGGAGACCAGTTGCTGAGCTATGCATCAGGAATCGATCTGCCCGACAACATCGTTCCAGTCTTGAGACCCCAACTCGAGGAAGCGAAGCGCGAGCATCAGTCTTTGAAGCGGCAAGGTTTGGCAGAAAACGATCCGAAGATGAGGGCAAGTTCCCAGATGATCGACGGGATGGAGAAGGACGTCGCTGATTCCGTTTCGAATCTCCGGGAGACCCTCAAGGCAAAGGTGGCGCTGTCGAACGAACAGCTCGCGAGCCTGAAGGGTAAGGAGAACGAGGGGATGAAAAGTGGCATCGCCGTCCAGAGCGTCGTGGATGCGAAGGGCGACTTCGAAGCCAGCCAACGCCTTCTGGAACAGCTCAAGGTCAAGCTGATCACGGAGGAGCTGCAGGCGAAGATTTCCGGGGACGCCATTGCGCTGAATGAGCCGGATTCCCCCGTCTTGCCTCTCGCTCCTACGGCAAAAAGTAGAAAGCCAACGCCCCCCATGGCAACGCCTGCTCCAGCCGCGGAGCCCGCGCCACCTATGGATTCCCCAGAGGTTTTCACAGCGAAGTCCGATCGCGAACAAGCAGCGGACGAGTCCTTGGCCCAGCTTGCGGATGGTGGCACGGTACGGAGCAAATCCTCCCCAGCCGGACCTCCGGTGAAGAAGCCGGTGACGTCTCACATGCACCTTTCGCAGAACAGCCCGTTTAGCACCAAGTCTGCGCTTGCAGCGGAGGCTCGGCATGACATGCCGCTTCCCCAGGCCGCGGCTTCCGCGCCAGCGACGCCGGCCGTCACGGGGGCGATCGCTTCCAAAGAACTCGCCGAACAAGAAGAAGCGGCACCGCGCCTAACAGCGACTCGCGACGGCAAGCCCGCAAACATGGACGCTGGCGGGCCTGAATGGTTCGGGCGATCCTCTAAGGCGACTCCGTCCGGGGAGGGCTCCGACTTGCAGACTCGTTTCCGCAGCGACGCATCGGCAGCGGACGTGGAACGTCAGACTGGCGAGGGGCTCGCTTTCAATTCCTCCCTATTGTCCAACCCCACGGGCGGCCCTGCCGCAGGGGATCGGCCGATGGATGATCCCTTTGCAACTGACGGCCCCGCTCAGCCCGCAAGTCGCCCGGCGACTGCCACCGCCGACCAGGCGTTTGCCAGCGGTGGCGCGGCCGGTGCAGGTCAGTCCCCGACGAAGACCGACTTCATCGGCGATGGGGCAGGCGTGACCATCCCGGGTGTCCCGGCCGATCCGAGCGCGGATGTGACCGATATCGTGACGGCGGGTAACCGTTCCGGTCTCGGCGCGGTCAACCGCAACAGCATCGACGCCATCCTGAACAACACCGACCGCTCTGGCACGAACGCCCTGGCCAGCGGGAAAGATCTCTCGCTCGGATTGGACGGAGGCGCAACGAATGCTCCGGCCAAGTCCGATCTGGAGGCGGCAGGGAAGGAGGTTCCATTGGTCGGGGCATTCAATTTGAATGCAACGGACCAGAGCGTTTGGAGAAGCTGGCTTACGCAGGACGAAGGAACGAAGGGCCCGGAAGGTTTCGGAACTACTGCGCCTCCTTCGGTGAATGGCTTCATTGAAACGGACGCCCGTCAGAAGTCGGCGACCGTGGACTTCTCGAATCTCGAAGGGATGGCAGATTTGGCGGCCACGACTCCTTTGGGTTCGAATTTCGATATCCAGAGCCGGTTCCGTGGCGAGCTGAGCAAAAACTTGGGAAATGCCAAGCTGGGTGGGGAACTCTACTACTCCGATGCTCAAGATGCCGTCCTACCTGGCGAAGCCCTAATCGGCGGGCTGAATTTCGATCTCGCGACGAGGGGGGAGGGATCGGAAAACGACAGACAAGTCCCGAGGTTCGGGATGAACCTTCGTCTTGGGTCCGAGCGTTCAAATTTTGGTCCAAGAGATGAAGAGGTAACCTCAGGCATTGGTGGCTTGGGCGATCTGGCCAAGAAGCAAGAGCTGAACGAACTCGAGGGGGGCAAGGACGACCTTTCCAAATTTGCGAAGTCGACGGGGAATCCGGAGGAACTCGTTCCGAGGCTGGAAAAAGCGATTCGCGAAGGGGAGGAGAGATTGCAACGCGATCCCAACAGCCCGGAGATCCAGCATCAGCTTCAGCAACTCGGAAAGGTGCGGGAAGATCTCCGACTCGAGATTACGAAGGCCAAGGGTGCCAAGGTGGAGCAGCAGCAGGATGAGGCACCGTCACCGGTTCTCTTGGCTGAAACCCTGACATCCGCGGAGCCCTTCTCGACTTTCTCCCTTCACGTCAGCGACGCGTCCTTCAAGATGGCCAAGGCGGCGCTGGATCGGGGCGAGGTGCCGGCGGCGGATAGCATCCGGCCGGAGGAGTTCTACAATGCCTTCGACTACGGCGATCCCGCGCCGGCTACTGGTGAGCCGGTGGTGTGTGCCGTCGAGCAAGCGGCCCATCCCGCGCTGCCGCAGCGCAATCTGCTGCGCATCGGTGTGCGGACCGGATCGCAGGGCCGCGGTGGCTCGACACCGCTGAATCTAACACTTCTGCTCGATAGCTCGGGCTCGATGGAGCGCGAGGACCGCAATGCCGGACTTGCGAATGCGGTCCAGCAGCTCTCCGGGCTGCTCAAGGATGGCGATACGGTCAGTGTGATCGGCTTCGCCCGGCAGCCGCGCTTGCTGGTGGATCGCTTGCCGGGAAACCGGGCGCAGGAGCTGAATGCGATCTTTGCCCAGACGCCACCGGAAGGCGGCACGAATCTGGAGGAGGGCATCAAGCTCGCCGAACAGCTCGCCTTGCGGCAGTTCAATCCGGCCGCGCAGAACCGCATCGTGCTCTTCACCGATGGCGCGGCGAACCTTGGCGACGCGAAGCCGGAAACGCTTCAGACGAAGGTCGAGCAGATGCGCCAGAACGGCATCGCCTTCGACGCCGCGGGCTTTGGCACCGACGGACTCAACGACAAGTTGCTGGAGCGGCTGACCCGCAATGGCAACGGGCGCTACTACATCGTGGATCGCGCCGAGGACGCCGATGCGAGCTTCGCGAAGCAACTCGCCGGTGCCTTCCGCCCCGCCGCGGAGAACGTGAAGGTGCAGGTCCGCTTCAATCCGGCCCGGGTGGCGAAGTACAAGCTGATCGGCTTCGAGGAGCACCGCTTGAAGAAGGAAGACTTCCGCAACGACGCGGTGGATGCCGCGGAGATGGCGGCCGAGGAAGCGGGCAACGCGCTCTATCAGATCGAGGCCCTGCCGCAGGGCGAGGGCGAGGTCGGCGAGGTCAGCGTGCGCTTCCGCGATGTGGCCAGCGGCCAGATGGTCGAGCGGACGTGGACGATTCCCTACGAAGCGCAGGCACCGGCGTTTGACCAGGCAGCGCCAGCCATCCAGCTCGCCGGACTGGCGGCGTTCGCCGCGGAGAAGCTGCGTGCGGCTCCGCTCGCCGATGCGGTGGATTTCCAACAGCTCGCCCCGGTCATGGCGAAGGTGAGAGCCCGCTATGGCAGCAGCAAGCCGGTCGCGGAGCTGGAAGCGATGATTGGAAAGCTGAAGTGA
- the argH gene encoding argininosuccinate lyase, with the protein MWKGRFAQDTSSLVQQFGESISYDWRLFPHDIAGSIAHARAQLNAGLLTAEEFGAIEQGLLEIRADIEEGRFEFKTSLEDIHMNIEAELTKRIGPAGAKLHTARSRNDQVATDTRLYCRTEIDLLLEALSGMQSALLDRAEKYAATVIPGYTHLQRGQPVTVGHHLLAYVEMLERDKGRLSDARKRLNVSPLGSGALAGSTINLDRRAIAAELGFDSASTNSMDAIADRDYIAETLFAIGLCGVHLSRLSEDLILWCTAEFGFVVFSDAHTTGSSLMPQKKNPDVCELTRGKSGRLIGNLMNLLVAVKGLPLTYNRDLQEDKPPLFDSIDTLKLILAVNTEMVAAMEIREDRCLAAASDPMLLATDLADWLVKQGVPFRHAHELVGKAVAESVKTGVPLDKLDLTAIDAAYTADASSVFNLQRALAARTNPGAPSVENVRAEIERWK; encoded by the coding sequence ATGTGGAAAGGCCGCTTCGCTCAGGATACCTCCTCTCTCGTCCAACAGTTCGGTGAGTCGATCAGCTACGACTGGCGGCTCTTCCCGCACGATATCGCCGGCTCCATCGCCCACGCCCGCGCCCAACTGAACGCCGGCCTTCTGACCGCTGAGGAATTCGGCGCGATCGAGCAAGGCCTGCTGGAAATCAGGGCCGATATCGAAGAGGGCCGCTTCGAGTTCAAGACATCCCTCGAGGACATCCACATGAACATCGAGGCGGAGCTGACCAAGCGCATCGGCCCCGCCGGTGCCAAGCTCCACACCGCCCGCTCCCGCAACGACCAGGTCGCCACCGACACGCGCCTCTATTGCCGCACGGAGATTGACCTTTTGTTGGAAGCGCTTTCCGGCATGCAGTCCGCCTTGCTCGACCGGGCGGAGAAGTATGCCGCCACGGTCATCCCCGGCTACACCCACCTCCAGCGCGGCCAGCCCGTCACTGTCGGCCATCACCTCCTCGCCTACGTGGAAATGTTGGAGCGCGACAAGGGACGGCTTTCCGACGCCCGCAAGCGCCTCAATGTCTCCCCGCTCGGCTCCGGCGCACTCGCCGGCTCCACCATCAATCTCGATCGCCGCGCCATCGCCGCGGAACTCGGCTTCGACAGCGCGAGCACCAACTCGATGGATGCCATCGCCGACCGCGACTACATCGCGGAGACGCTGTTCGCCATCGGGCTGTGCGGCGTCCATCTGTCGCGCCTCAGCGAGGACCTCATCCTCTGGTGCACCGCGGAGTTCGGCTTCGTTGTCTTCTCCGACGCCCACACCACGGGCTCGTCGCTGATGCCGCAGAAGAAGAATCCCGACGTCTGCGAACTCACCCGCGGCAAGAGCGGCCGTCTCATCGGCAACCTGATGAACCTGCTGGTCGCCGTGAAGGGCCTGCCGCTCACCTACAACCGCGACCTCCAGGAGGACAAGCCGCCGCTCTTCGACTCGATCGACACGCTCAAGTTGATCCTCGCGGTGAATACCGAGATGGTCGCCGCGATGGAGATCCGCGAGGACCGCTGCCTCGCCGCTGCCAGCGACCCGATGCTACTCGCCACCGATCTCGCCGACTGGCTGGTGAAGCAAGGCGTCCCCTTCCGCCACGCCCACGAACTCGTCGGCAAGGCCGTCGCCGAATCGGTCAAGACCGGCGTGCCACTCGACAAGCTGGACCTGACCGCGATCGACGCCGCCTACACCGCGGATGCGAGCAGCGTCTTCAATCTCCAGCGCGCCCTCGCCGCCCGCACCAATCCCGGCGCTCCGTCCGTGGAGAACGTCCGCGCCGAGATCGAGCGGTGGAAGTAA
- a CDS encoding Fur family transcriptional regulator translates to MEQAILDKLDTFIRKKGLRKTPQRDAIVRTAFASDEHFTSEELFDRSRKANAGVSRATVYRTIALLVEAGLLHEIDLGGDLKTYDPNFNDKPSHNHLVCIDCGKVVEFEDSHLELLNDCLTRRMGFRPMRQAIKIEACCEQLRKKGVCPNLIKARVTGKRLPARKR, encoded by the coding sequence GTGGAACAGGCGATCCTCGATAAGCTCGACACCTTCATCCGGAAGAAGGGGCTGCGGAAAACTCCCCAGCGCGATGCGATCGTGCGTACAGCCTTCGCCAGCGACGAGCATTTCACCTCTGAGGAACTCTTCGACCGCTCGCGGAAAGCCAATGCCGGCGTCTCCCGGGCCACGGTCTATCGGACCATCGCCCTGCTGGTGGAGGCCGGGTTGCTCCACGAGATCGACCTCGGCGGCGATCTCAAGACCTACGATCCGAACTTCAACGACAAGCCGAGCCACAACCACCTCGTCTGCATCGACTGCGGCAAGGTCGTGGAATTCGAGGACTCGCATCTGGAGTTGCTCAATGACTGCCTGACCCGCCGCATGGGCTTCCGGCCGATGCGCCAGGCCATCAAGATCGAGGCCTGCTGCGAGCAACTCCGGAAAAAGGGTGTCTGCCCGAACCTGATCAAGGCCCGGGTCACCGGAAAGCGACTCCCCGCACGGAAGCGCTGA
- a CDS encoding STAS domain-containing protein, producing MSSENAILVGVFDGFTWIRCEGKGSFVISPVMKECAESRIAEGERCLVIDLEACTGMDSTFMGQLASFAARLSKLGAKGGVQIAGAGERNRTSLEDLGLDCLLEIDPPVALWRGRAEQVRAELEPYRPGHAPTVKERARHILEAHQTLAATSEENARKFAGVVGILEQEVAENERKAD from the coding sequence GTGAGTTCGGAAAACGCCATTCTGGTCGGAGTATTCGACGGGTTCACTTGGATTCGCTGCGAGGGAAAAGGCTCCTTCGTAATTAGTCCGGTGATGAAGGAATGCGCCGAATCGCGGATCGCAGAGGGCGAGCGATGTCTGGTCATCGATCTCGAAGCCTGCACCGGCATGGACTCCACTTTCATGGGGCAGCTTGCCAGTTTTGCCGCCCGGCTATCGAAGCTGGGAGCCAAGGGCGGCGTCCAGATTGCCGGGGCGGGCGAGCGCAACCGCACCTCGCTGGAGGATCTGGGACTGGACTGCCTGCTGGAGATTGATCCGCCAGTCGCCCTATGGCGCGGCCGGGCCGAGCAAGTCCGGGCGGAACTGGAACCCTATCGGCCGGGCCATGCACCAACGGTGAAGGAGCGGGCACGACACATTTTGGAGGCTCATCAGACGCTGGCTGCCACCAGTGAAGAGAACGCCCGGAAGTTCGCCGGCGTGGTCGGCATCCTCGAACAAGAGGTTGCCGAAAACGAACGCAAGGCCGACTGA
- a CDS encoding PP2C family protein-serine/threonine phosphatase, whose amino-acid sequence MEHLLPYSLLALVLLGLAIALVRKKRELYSKKAELSAFEGEEHRMFAFLHDLGAAIGSDTTMTGLSRLIVDGVDRVVAARGGALYLLDDSRTRLQPKYLSTECPPLIPVPEEVRQRAEKDARALESHLRLAQVPADEGMLGAVLSASEAQFIPEVKAHPAFRDGSLFGPDTMALVAPLRHGGKDLGVLAVTRIREDGAFTSNDFAVFRSVAEQSAFAIGSALVHREAGEKRQMERELRNAREVQRVLLPQGDPIVPGYRISGTNQPARIISGDYYDYFDLGNGRHGVVIADVSGKGVAAGLLMAMCRSVLRSLAAAHEDPAAALALVNRQLFPDIREDMFISLFYAVIEGDSGRVKLVRAGHDPALLYRAAEKSVTILKPPGLALGIDEGDVFERVTKVHEIQLEQGDCVLFHTDGVKEAVDAAGEEFGMDRLRQAFRDGASLGAETSIRAVEKELARFAAGAPQMDDVTLVAVEKR is encoded by the coding sequence ATGGAACACCTCCTCCCTTATTCCTTGCTGGCCCTGGTGCTTCTCGGGCTGGCCATCGCCTTGGTGCGGAAAAAGCGGGAGCTTTACTCGAAGAAGGCCGAGCTGTCGGCCTTCGAGGGCGAGGAACACCGGATGTTCGCATTCCTCCACGACCTGGGCGCGGCGATCGGCAGCGACACCACCATGACCGGATTGTCGCGGCTGATCGTGGATGGGGTGGACCGGGTGGTCGCGGCCCGTGGGGGGGCGCTTTACCTGCTGGACGACTCGCGCACCCGGCTCCAGCCGAAGTACCTTTCCACCGAGTGCCCTCCGCTGATTCCCGTGCCGGAAGAGGTGCGGCAGCGGGCGGAGAAGGATGCCCGGGCCTTGGAGAGTCATCTGCGGCTGGCCCAAGTGCCGGCGGACGAGGGGATGCTCGGGGCAGTTCTTTCTGCCAGCGAGGCCCAGTTCATTCCCGAGGTGAAGGCTCATCCCGCCTTTCGTGACGGGTCGCTCTTCGGTCCGGATACGATGGCCCTCGTGGCTCCGCTGCGCCACGGCGGGAAGGATCTCGGGGTCCTGGCCGTCACCCGCATCCGCGAGGATGGGGCATTCACTTCAAACGACTTCGCCGTCTTCCGCAGCGTCGCCGAGCAATCCGCCTTCGCGATCGGCAGTGCCTTGGTCCATCGCGAAGCGGGCGAGAAGCGGCAGATGGAGCGCGAGCTTCGTAATGCCCGCGAGGTCCAGCGCGTCTTGCTCCCGCAGGGCGACCCGATCGTCCCCGGCTATCGCATCAGCGGCACCAACCAGCCGGCCCGCATCATCAGCGGCGACTACTACGACTACTTCGACCTCGGCAACGGCCGGCACGGAGTGGTGATCGCCGACGTATCCGGGAAAGGGGTTGCCGCCGGTCTGCTGATGGCCATGTGCCGCAGCGTCCTGCGTTCGCTCGCCGCGGCCCACGAGGATCCGGCAGCCGCGCTGGCCCTGGTGAATCGCCAGCTTTTCCCGGACATCCGAGAGGACATGTTCATCAGCCTCTTTTACGCGGTGATCGAGGGCGATAGCGGGCGCGTGAAGCTTGTCCGGGCCGGGCACGATCCCGCCTTGCTCTACCGCGCTGCGGAAAAGTCAGTGACGATTCTCAAGCCACCCGGCCTCGCACTGGGCATCGACGAAGGCGATGTCTTCGAGCGCGTCACCAAGGTCCATGAGATCCAGCTCGAGCAGGGCGATTGCGTGCTCTTTCACACTGATGGCGTGAAGGAGGCCGTGGATGCGGCGGGCGAGGAATTCGGCATGGACCGACTCCGCCAAGCCTTCCGCGACGGTGCGTCCCTGGGTGCGGAAACATCGATCCGGGCGGTGGAAAAGGAACTCGCCCGTTTCGCCGCAGGCGCGCCGCAGATGGACGATGTCACCCTGGTGGCAGTCGAAAAGCGGTAG
- a CDS encoding PEP-CTERM sorting domain-containing protein: MTVSFPQLACLVAALPLGAMAQTYVDLDFSGNVQPASQMYPNNSTLGPYYSSAHSMDFANAGTYNGNSVDVRVSFLGLTDGEGSSFRETSTYQWVGWIPDYNDSFSNNDLGVYYRQDGNLEQPTGGIAWSMSFFLGGSDFQTEITLPGVRLLVYDHDGETLQAESIRAFGGNGLVGYQLHDNSEINVLNEDGSYRFDSRGSGHPETTADGGMILYYENTSSIRFDMFGTTYPGLPPQNLGIFAAWDGNLGVNGGNTNGFGDLVTVPEPTAPILLGIATAGLLLRRTRQAGNA; this comes from the coding sequence ATGACCGTGTCATTCCCCCAACTCGCCTGCTTGGTTGCCGCCCTCCCCTTGGGAGCGATGGCACAGACTTACGTGGACCTGGATTTTTCCGGCAACGTCCAGCCGGCGAGCCAGATGTATCCGAACAACTCGACGCTCGGGCCCTACTACTCTTCGGCTCACTCGATGGATTTCGCCAATGCGGGGACCTACAACGGCAACTCCGTTGATGTGCGCGTGTCATTCCTCGGCCTGACCGATGGCGAGGGCTCTTCCTTCCGGGAAACGAGCACCTACCAGTGGGTCGGATGGATCCCGGACTACAACGACAGCTTTTCCAACAACGACCTCGGCGTTTACTACCGTCAGGACGGTAATCTGGAGCAGCCCACCGGTGGCATCGCCTGGTCGATGAGCTTCTTCCTCGGCGGCAGCGACTTCCAGACGGAGATCACGCTGCCCGGCGTCCGCCTGCTGGTCTATGACCACGATGGTGAAACGCTTCAGGCCGAGTCGATCCGCGCCTTCGGTGGCAACGGATTGGTCGGCTACCAACTTCACGACAACAGCGAGATCAACGTGCTCAACGAGGACGGCTCCTACCGCTTCGACTCGCGTGGGTCGGGACATCCGGAGACCACGGCCGACGGTGGCATGATCCTCTACTACGAGAATACCTCGTCGATCCGCTTCGACATGTTCGGCACCACCTATCCGGGCCTTCCCCCACAGAATCTCGGCATCTTCGCCGCTTGGGATGGCAACCTCGGAGTCAACGGCGGCAACACGAACGGCTTCGGTGATCTCGTGACTGTGCCCGAGCCGACTGCACCGATCTTGTTAGGTATCGCAACAGCCGGCCTGCTCCTGCGCCGCACCCGGCAGGCGGGAAATGCCTGA